A single region of the Streptomyces vilmorinianum genome encodes:
- a CDS encoding MFS transporter: MSGRGLGPAATLPGDPPGGRRAALVWGVGVAVYFVAVIFRTSLGVAGLDAADRFDVNASALSTFSILQLLVYAGMQIPVGLMVDRLGTKRVLTIGVVLFTVGQLGFALSPSYGMALASRALLGCGDAMTFISVLRLGTRWFPARRGPLIGQVAALFGMAGNLVSTIFIARALHGLGWTTTFVGSSIAGVVVLALLLLFLKDHPEGHEPQPVAHAGAAFVRRQIAESWREPGTRLGMWVHFTTQFPAMVFLLLWGLPFLVVAQGLSRGAAGELLTLVVLSNMVVGLAYGQIIARHHAARAPLALGTVAATALLWGATLAYPGDRAPLWLLITLCAVLGTCGPASMIGFDFARPANPPERQGTASGIVNMGGFVASMTTLLAVGVLLDATGDDYRIAFSSVFVLETLGIVQILRLKARTARRERERLVASRVEAVHVPA, translated from the coding sequence GTGAGCGGACGGGGCCTCGGACCGGCCGCCACCCTGCCCGGCGACCCTCCCGGCGGCCGGCGCGCCGCCCTCGTGTGGGGCGTGGGCGTCGCCGTCTACTTCGTCGCCGTCATCTTCCGTACGTCACTGGGCGTCGCCGGACTCGACGCCGCCGACCGCTTCGACGTCAACGCCTCCGCGCTCTCCACCTTCTCCATCCTCCAGCTCCTCGTCTACGCCGGCATGCAGATACCCGTCGGCCTCATGGTCGACCGGCTCGGCACCAAGAGGGTGCTGACGATCGGCGTCGTGCTGTTCACCGTCGGGCAGCTGGGCTTCGCGCTCTCCCCCTCGTACGGCATGGCGCTCGCCTCCCGCGCGCTGCTCGGCTGCGGCGACGCGATGACCTTCATCAGCGTGCTCCGGCTCGGCACCCGCTGGTTCCCCGCCCGGCGCGGCCCCCTGATCGGCCAGGTCGCGGCCCTCTTCGGCATGGCGGGCAACCTCGTCTCGACGATCTTCATCGCCCGCGCGCTGCACGGCCTGGGCTGGACGACGACCTTCGTCGGCAGCTCGATCGCGGGCGTCGTCGTCCTCGCCCTCCTGCTGCTCTTCCTCAAGGACCACCCCGAGGGCCACGAGCCGCAGCCCGTCGCGCACGCCGGCGCGGCGTTCGTCCGCCGCCAGATCGCCGAGTCCTGGCGAGAGCCCGGTACCCGGCTCGGCATGTGGGTGCACTTCACCACCCAGTTCCCGGCCATGGTGTTCCTGCTGCTCTGGGGCCTGCCGTTCCTGGTGGTGGCCCAGGGCCTGAGCCGGGGCGCCGCCGGGGAGCTGCTGACGCTCGTGGTGCTCTCCAACATGGTGGTGGGGCTCGCGTACGGGCAGATCATCGCCCGGCACCACGCGGCCAGGGCCCCGCTGGCCCTCGGCACGGTCGCCGCGACCGCGCTGCTGTGGGGCGCCACCCTCGCGTACCCCGGCGACCGGGCGCCGCTGTGGCTCCTGATCACCCTCTGCGCCGTCCTCGGCACCTGCGGACCCGCGTCGATGATCGGCTTCGACTTCGCCCGCCCGGCCAATCCGCCGGAGCGTCAGGGAACGGCCTCGGGAATCGTCAACATGGGTGGTTTCGTCGCCTCGATGACGACCCTGCTCGCGGTCGGCGTCCTCCTCGACGCGACCGGAGACGACTACCGGATCGCCTTCTCCTCCGTCTTCGTCCTGGAGACACTGGGCATCGTGCAGATCCTGCGCCTGAAGGCCCGCACGGCCCGCAGGGAACGGGAACGCCTCGTCGCCAGCCGCGTCGAGGCCGTGCACGTACCGGCGTGA
- a CDS encoding DUF4239 domain-containing protein, whose product MALLEISVVVMGVALAAALIVVAKTRFFPVGEDAEPREDVAEYIAMMVSVLYALVLGLCLVTVWDNREEAENYVRAEASALHQTYLLAGALPPPQRAPLREAARSYATHVVDVEWPRMAAREPLGSTGWALLERLRASGETRNRPTSSQWIAAQEVLVQIGYVDDARRLREAASQERLSPVLWAGLVIGGVLTLAFMFLFGIKRSATHVVMVMGLAGFIAFTVLLIHQLDAPFGEMLGTDPEPFTRYFSMAPA is encoded by the coding sequence GGTTCTTCCCGGTCGGTGAGGACGCCGAGCCGCGCGAGGACGTCGCCGAGTACATCGCCATGATGGTGTCGGTCCTCTACGCCCTCGTCCTCGGCCTCTGCCTCGTCACCGTCTGGGACAACCGCGAAGAGGCCGAGAACTACGTCCGGGCCGAAGCGAGCGCCCTGCACCAGACGTATCTCTTGGCCGGCGCGCTCCCCCCGCCCCAGCGCGCACCCCTCCGCGAGGCCGCCCGCTCGTACGCCACCCATGTGGTCGATGTCGAATGGCCCAGGATGGCCGCCCGCGAGCCCCTCGGCTCCACGGGCTGGGCACTCCTCGAGCGGCTCCGCGCCTCCGGCGAGACGCGCAACCGGCCCACGAGCTCCCAGTGGATCGCCGCCCAGGAAGTGCTCGTCCAGATCGGTTACGTGGACGACGCCCGGCGCCTCCGGGAAGCGGCCTCCCAGGAACGGCTCTCACCCGTCCTGTGGGCGGGCTTGGTCATCGGCGGCGTGCTGACGCTGGCCTTCATGTTCCTCTTCGGCATCAAGCGGAGCGCCACCCATGTGGTGATGGTGATGGGCCTCGCCGGCTTCATCGCCTTCACCGTGCTCCTGATCCACCAGCTCGACGCCCCCTTCGGCGAGATGCTGGGCACGGACCCGGAGCCCTTCACCCGCTACTTCTCCATGGCCCCGGCGTGA
- a CDS encoding carbon-nitrogen family hydrolase: protein MRASLIQIAVDPDESVDSRRARVAGLVREERGAADLVVLPELWPMGAFAYESFAAESESVNGPTPGPTYEAMAAAARDAEVWLHAGSVVEAAGGALYNTSLVFSPAGELAATYRKIHRFGFDKGEAVMMAAGDELVTVALPGLTVGVGTCYDLRFPELFRGLVDAGAQAFVLPAGWPARRRAHWTLLARARAVENQAYMLACGTAGTHAGVEQAGHSIVVDPWGEVLAEAGPGEEILRVELDPAKVTTTREQFPALKDRVLGVARPERG from the coding sequence GTGCGCGCCTCGCTGATCCAGATCGCAGTAGACCCGGATGAATCGGTTGATTCTCGCCGAGCACGGGTGGCCGGGCTGGTACGGGAGGAGCGCGGCGCCGCGGATCTCGTCGTCCTGCCGGAGCTGTGGCCGATGGGGGCGTTCGCGTACGAGTCCTTCGCGGCGGAGTCCGAGTCGGTGAACGGTCCCACGCCCGGCCCGACGTACGAGGCGATGGCGGCGGCCGCCCGGGACGCGGAGGTCTGGCTGCACGCCGGCTCGGTCGTCGAGGCGGCGGGCGGAGCCCTCTACAACACCTCGCTCGTCTTCTCCCCCGCCGGCGAACTGGCCGCCACCTACCGGAAGATCCACCGCTTCGGCTTCGACAAGGGCGAGGCCGTCATGATGGCGGCGGGGGACGAACTGGTGACGGTCGCCCTGCCCGGCCTGACGGTGGGTGTGGGCACCTGTTACGACCTGCGCTTCCCCGAGCTGTTCCGGGGCCTGGTGGACGCGGGCGCGCAGGCCTTCGTCCTTCCGGCGGGCTGGCCGGCGCGCCGCCGCGCCCACTGGACGCTCCTCGCCCGGGCCCGGGCGGTGGAGAACCAGGCGTACATGCTGGCCTGCGGCACGGCGGGCACGCACGCGGGCGTGGAGCAGGCCGGCCACTCGATCGTGGTGGACCCGTGGGGCGAGGTCCTCGCGGAGGCGGGCCCGGGCGAGGAGATCCTGCGGGTCGAGCTCGACCCGGCGAAGGTGACGACGACACGCGAGCAGTTCCCGGCGCTGAAGGACCGGGTGCTGGGCGTGGCGCGGCCGGAACGGGGCTGA
- a CDS encoding maleylpyruvate isomerase family mycothiol-dependent enzyme, whose protein sequence is MTVHPSLQTYADAWTHSIEAIAELVQPLVEGEWNRATPCPGWSVRDIVSHVIGMECEMLGDPRPIHSLPRDLYHVRSEFARYMEMQVDVRRHHTGPEMTSELEYVLIRRARQLRNENRRPDHLIRAPLGAEQTLELAYRLRAFDVWVHEQDLRATLGQPGNLDSPGALVTRDVLLEGLPKVVAKDAGAPASSAVVLDVHGPVEFLRTVRVDAEGRGSVDGAPSLGPLATLAMDWETYVRLACGRVRPAEVADRIKTEGDMDLAQAILDNFAVTPR, encoded by the coding sequence GTGACCGTCCATCCCAGCCTTCAGACCTACGCCGACGCCTGGACCCACTCCATCGAGGCGATAGCCGAGCTGGTGCAGCCGCTCGTGGAAGGCGAATGGAATCGCGCCACCCCGTGCCCGGGCTGGTCGGTGCGCGACATCGTGTCCCATGTGATCGGCATGGAGTGCGAGATGCTCGGCGACCCGCGCCCCATCCACTCGCTGCCGCGCGATCTCTACCACGTACGCAGTGAGTTCGCCCGCTACATGGAGATGCAGGTCGATGTGCGGCGGCACCACACCGGCCCCGAGATGACCTCGGAGCTGGAGTACGTCCTCATCCGCCGCGCCCGCCAGCTGCGCAACGAGAACCGCCGGCCGGACCATCTGATCCGCGCCCCGCTCGGCGCCGAGCAGACCCTGGAACTCGCCTACCGGCTGCGGGCCTTCGACGTCTGGGTCCACGAGCAGGACCTGCGCGCCACGCTCGGGCAGCCGGGCAACCTGGACTCCCCCGGCGCCCTGGTCACCCGTGACGTGCTCCTCGAGGGGCTGCCGAAGGTGGTCGCCAAGGACGCGGGGGCGCCGGCGAGTTCGGCGGTCGTCCTCGACGTGCACGGTCCGGTGGAGTTCCTGCGGACGGTACGGGTGGACGCGGAGGGCCGCGGGTCGGTCGACGGAGCGCCCTCGCTCGGCCCGCTGGCGACGCTGGCGATGGACTGGGAGACGTACGTCAGGCTGGCCTGCGGCCGCGTCCGGCCGGCCGAGGTGGCCGACCGGATCAAGACCGAGGGCGACATGGACCTGGCGCAGGCGATCCTGGACAACTTCGCGGTGACGCCCCGGTAG
- a CDS encoding GntR family transcriptional regulator produces the protein MASAPPAADRVYMHVKQAVLDRRYEGGTLLTEGELAQAVGVSRTPVREALLKLEMEGLLKLYPKKGALVLAVSAQEIADVVETRLLVEEFAVRRAVPAPASLIERLEELLEEQRRRAEAGDLAEVAVTDRCFHAEIVKHAGNQILARLYDQLRDRQLRMGVAVMQSQPDRIAKNITEHAEILERIRAGDTEGAAHCVRQHLSWVKVLVRGEAR, from the coding sequence ATGGCATCCGCACCCCCAGCAGCCGACCGTGTCTACATGCACGTCAAGCAGGCCGTTCTCGACCGCCGGTACGAGGGAGGGACCCTGCTCACCGAGGGCGAACTCGCCCAGGCCGTAGGGGTCTCCCGCACCCCCGTACGGGAAGCGCTGCTCAAGCTGGAGATGGAAGGGCTGCTCAAGCTCTATCCGAAGAAGGGCGCCCTCGTCCTCGCCGTCTCCGCGCAGGAGATCGCCGATGTCGTCGAAACCCGGCTGCTCGTCGAGGAGTTCGCCGTCCGCCGCGCCGTGCCCGCGCCGGCCTCCCTGATCGAGCGCCTCGAAGAGCTCCTGGAGGAGCAGCGCCGACGGGCCGAGGCCGGGGACCTCGCCGAGGTCGCCGTCACCGACCGCTGCTTCCACGCCGAGATCGTCAAGCACGCCGGCAACCAGATCCTCGCCCGCCTCTACGACCAGCTGCGCGACCGTCAGCTGCGCATGGGCGTCGCCGTCATGCAGTCCCAGCCCGACCGCATCGCCAAGAACATCACCGAGCACGCCGAGATCCTGGAGCGGATCAGGGCCGGTGACACGGAGGGCGCCGCCCACTGCGTCCGGCAGCACCTGAGCTGGGTCAAGGTCCTGGTCCGGGGTGAGGCCCGGTGA
- a CDS encoding LURP-one-related/scramblase family protein has protein sequence MKYLVRDKIFAIGDDYWIEDENGRHAFLVDGKALRLRDTLELKDPAGQVLVTLRQKMFSLRDTMTIERDDRPLATIRRKRLSLLRNHYRVTLVEGTELDVSGRILDREFTVEYDGELLAHISRQWFRVRDTYAVNVVREDTDAALLIAVAVCVIRMAERERED, from the coding sequence ATGAAATACCTCGTACGGGACAAAATCTTCGCCATCGGCGACGACTACTGGATCGAGGACGAGAACGGGCGCCACGCCTTCCTCGTCGACGGCAAGGCCCTGCGGCTGCGCGACACCCTGGAGCTGAAGGACCCCGCCGGGCAGGTCCTCGTCACGCTGCGGCAGAAGATGTTCAGCCTGCGGGACACGATGACGATCGAGCGCGACGACCGGCCGCTCGCCACGATCCGCCGCAAGCGGCTCTCGCTGCTCCGCAACCACTACCGGGTCACGCTGGTCGAGGGCACCGAGCTGGACGTCAGCGGCCGGATCCTGGACCGGGAGTTCACCGTCGAGTACGACGGTGAACTGCTCGCCCACATCTCCCGGCAGTGGTTCCGCGTCCGGGACACGTACGCCGTCAACGTCGTCCGCGAGGACACCGACGCGGCGCTGCTGATCGCGGTCGCGGTGTGCGTGATCCGGATGGCGGAGCGGGAACGCGAGGACTAG